The Primulina eburnea isolate SZY01 chromosome 18, ASM2296580v1, whole genome shotgun sequence genome segment GTTTATATGTAATGAGGTAGGTACATGTATCTCTCCACTCAAAAAGATAAgaatacattttttttaataaaaaaaaccatGTTATGTAATTTTCACCTAAAAAGTATTTAATTATATGCAATTGTTTttgttaaaatataataaaatcaaaattcaaaagagtacgtaggtctcttgtgagacggtctcacgaatctttatctgtgagacgggtcaaccccaccgatattcacaataaaaaataatactcttagcataaaaagtaatattttttcatggataactcaaataagagatccgtctcactaAATACgactatgagaccgtctcacacaattttttgtcaTTCTTGAAATAAAactttataataaaatttaatatgtaTGAACGAATCGCGATTCAACGCGGTTTATGTCCTGATTGTATCGAGGGCGTAACAGGGGCTTCCCCACCCCCTCGTGCACCATATCTATCTCATCGACAGCGGCTCGCCACCAAACTCTCACCATCAATTGAAACCATGCATGGTCCCGGTATATTAAAACatgtaattatttattttgtttaatttcTGAAGTATGAAATTATAGAATCTGAAATaaaatagtaatatatatatatatacgagaGACGGCGTACTAATTATTTTGATAATGATTAcgtttcttgtgagacagtctcacatatctatatctgtgagacgggtcgatCCGATCCATAtatgaaattaaaattaatacttttgacttaaaaagtaatatttttcagatCGGCTTGAAAATTCGTCTAACAAAATTAATCATTGAGACGGTCTTATAGTAGTTTTTATGCTTATAATTTATCTGTatctaaaaaaaacaaaaaaatattgccGGTTTAAGCTCTCACATTCTCCattataatttcaaatcaaaCCTCTTTTGTCTAGTTAGCTAATGGTACAATTGCAATTACTTAtataaaatgtaaaaataaattactataatcaaagaaatattatatcacaattttttttttcaaatatttcaaagtAAGGTTTCAAGAGGGATTTAAAcatagagtaggtctcatgtgagaccgtctcacggatatcaatctgtgagacgggtcaaccctacccatattcaccataaaaagtagtactcttagcataaaaagcaatactatttcatggattacccaaataaagatccgtctcacaaaatttgacccgtgagaccgtctcacacaagtttttgccttaaacaTATTGGAGATCATACTCAGAGATTATATGGTCAGAAATATATTATTGcctttatttattattaatcacggtatgtatatttttttaattgctTCATAATAATAACTATGAAGTATTAGATGTTTGACAAAAAACATGTAAGGTTGAAGTAGATAAGTAATGTTGCGAGACGAGATAACGTAAAAAGTATTATGATAGATACATTGAAGATGAACATTGCACGAAGCATGTTAGTAGCTtcaaatttattaagtttttgtTAATTGAAACTCTTAAGACTACTCATGCATATATTAAATCAGATTTCAATTGAGGTTGTCTATAAGACGACATGTGAATTATGGAAGGTTGAAATCCGAGTTTGGGACATATACTTGAATCATGAATGAGTATGCTTGTCTAAGGTATATGTTGATAATCTACAATAAAACAAGTTAGACCCGAGGATCATTAATGAGTATTTAATTGGATATGCCAAAATGTCTAAATGGACGTATATTTTACTATCCATCAGAAATCATAAGGTTTGTGGAATTGAGAGATGCGAAATTTCTTGAGAATGACTTGATTAATGAGAGCAATCAAATTTAGAATATTGATCATTATGATATACTCAATCATTCACGTAAGTTATATACATTGATTGTTGTTCACAATATCCCTCAAATTAAAAAGTGTCTTGTAGAACTAGTCATACAAATTCCACAATTTGttgattataatattatgaatCTGAAGGGTCATCAAGATATTGAGCATTCGGTTGAAAAACATTATCTAACTTCGTTGGAAAGTgctaataaaatattaagaagATATAGTGGAATTAAGATATCAACAATTTCAAGTGATTACAGTTCGGTCATAAAAAAAGAAATAGATAAGTTGAGTTGATAATTTTTCAACTAGCCAAAATAACGAGACCGACCTGACAAACAGGCTCGTCTTCTGGATATATCTTGTAATGTGTTTTCCATTTGGTTTGGACTCAACGAGCATGTTGTGTCGATAGTTTGTTAACATCTTAAAATTCTCATTCTTCTAATAACAATATAAAATGCAAATTTCTTAAATTATATTAACTTATTGATATCTTTTATCTTTGAAAtgaatattattttgaaaataactATACTTTATTGTATGATGATGAATAATTCAATTTTTCTAAATTTATTGAgtttattataataaacaaTTTATATGTTGGAAGGGTCCATTGAATAAAGAAAATCGATCTGGCCACCCATCCCCCCCCACCCCCTTCTCTAGTATACTGATCTATATATACACCTGCTGTGCTCACTACTCAAACCACACTTGTTCAATACAATATTAGCTCTGTAATGGCGGAAACTGGCGGTGGCTCAGCCGTGGCGGCGAAGATCAGAATGTGTTCGGTGCCGGAGAAATTCCAGCTGCATTTGGCTATGCTAGCCTTGCAGTTCGGATATGCTGGCTTTCACGTGGTGTCTCGAGCTGCACTAAACATGGGCATAAGCAAGATTGTTTTCCCTGTTTACAGGAACATTCTTGCCTTGTTTCTCCTATTGCCCTTCGCTTATTTTCTTGAAAAGTATGTCCGAATCAAATCAATGATTATATATACGTACAATGCAATCGTCCCATTCAATTTTTGAGCaaatatgtaaattttgattgGTTTCTTTGTATCAGGAAAGAGAGGCCACGCCTTACATGGAACTTCGTCGTCCAGTTCTTCCTACTGGCCATTGTTGGGTATGAtattgtttgtatattatggaaTGAGTCCCACTCGTAAAATAATCGAATTTTCGAATGTAATTTTTGAATATGATCCGAAAATATTGATTCGATGTACAGGATCACGGCGAATCAAGGATTCTACTTACTGGGATTGGACAACACATCCCCGACTTTTGCTTCTGCGATACAAAACTCAGTCCCGGCCATTACCTTTCTCATGGCTACCATTCTCAGGTAAGTTGGCTACGTAGTTCAtactatttatatatttatgtgaTATGCTTAAATATTGGAGATTGGAGGCTGCTTTTCCATTTCCATTGTCGTTTCACGGAACAGTTCGTGAGATTTCTATGATGGGGGATTAAATTTCGAATCTGATGTTTGCTTTTcttgattttatatattttttttttggcagAATAGAAAAGGTTAGATTAGACCGTAAAGATGGGATCTCGAAGGTGGCGGGGACGCTTTTCTGCGTGGCGGGGGCATCAGTGATCACGCTGTACAAAGGTCCCACCATCTACAGCCCCACTCCCCCGTTGCAAGCAACTGCGGCGGAGACGTTGCTGCTGGCTCTGGGCGACGCCAAGGGCAAGAACTGGACTTTGGGGTGCCTCTTcttgatcggccactgcctgtCGTGGTCAGGGTGGCTGGTGCTGCAGGCGCCGGTGCTGAAGAAGTACCCGGCGCGGCTGTCGTTCACTTCGTACCAGTGCTTCTTCGGGGTCATCCAGTTTCTTGTCATCGCCGCTTTCGTGGAGAGGGATCCGCAGGCTTGGCTCGTGCATTCCGGCGCCGAGCTTTTCAGTGTTTTCTATGCTGTAAGATCCATCCTCCACATATCTTTTTTGCTTTGAATTTGaaactttgatttcagaattatCCAATAGGTTCACACAAATttaacacaatttttttttttaaaaaaaaaaaattggtgggaaaaaatatacaaaatttttaattatattgtaAACAAAATAAACAAATTATACATCTTAAACAACCAGATTCTATGAGATATATCATGTGGGATTTTGGTGTTAAAACATGCGAGTCCCTAATTtcggaaaaaaaattaagttatCAGATCAATCTTTAAGACATTTTTTCATGAGTAGGATCGAATTTTCTACGTGGATGGATGTACTTAGAAGTGAGTCTCATTACTCTTTCATCACCCATGTTCTCCAAACACAAAACTAGAACCaagattttattaattaaatgtcaACTTACCACTTGCAATGTAAAAGGTCTGGTCTTTGtcctattttaaatattaatcaatGCTTGGACTCAATTATGATTAACCATTATGTCATGACAATAGTGGACCAAATTGAAgggatttttcaatattttttttttaaaaaatatttgtacaAGATATTCATATGATCATCTGAATTCAAAAGAGGATGACCCAGATGAATATTTTTGTATAAAATTATGCGGACGAGTAATACTCGCGGTGTAACATAGACTGAACATCAAACTTGATGAGCATAGAAAATGAAGTTTTGGGGACAAATATCTGTAATAATTGTAATATATGTTTGTCCAAACCATACAAAACAGTGGTGGGGCTTTAACACATGGTTGGGTGGTTGAGTTTCAAGCATGTGATGTGCCAATTGATGAGTCATTGTTTCCTGCCCCTTTCCCATTctttacaattaaaatttttgaaatcttGAAATAAATGTCAAATTTGTGATttatatacataaaaaaaaagttttcaAATCTTTGAATTATTTAATGAATTCAGGCCAATCTTTTTTCACTAACCGCTTTCATTCAGATAGCGATATGAAGTTATAAGCATCTGGACGGCTTGTTATCACcagttatatattttttttttatatataaaatgacAAGTAATTAACCTTACAACTGGTGTCGGAGCCAAGATGGTACGATTATTGGGAGGAGGTGTTTTTTGGTAAAGAGTGAATGACGGATCCTACGAATCTAAATACAAAAATCatagattaaaaaaaatattttatgaaaacatTAATTTTTTAGAATTGCGAAAATTaaatgttgtttatttaatagagttgatttttatttaatagaGTTTATTTAATAGAGTTGATTGCTCACATGGATTGATGTTGGTTGTTGGTGCAGGGAGTGGTGGCCTCAGGGATCGCATTCGCTGTACAGATATGGTGCATAGATCGCGGCGGGCCAGTGTTCGTGGCCGTGTATCAGCCCGTGCAGACCCTCGTTGTCGCTATCATGGCCTCCGTCATGCTCGGAGAGCAGTTCTACTTGGGCGGGTACATTACACTACATAAgttttatgtatatataattttgatatgctGCACACCAATCGTGCACATTTATTTAAGCATCGATGATGTGACACTTGTATGAGAATAAACATAGAACAATTGTAAATCTAATAGGTGAGTGTGACATCATCGATGTTTACGTAAGTGTGTACAGTGTGCATTATTTACGATAAAAATACACATGAAACCATCATCGGCACAACAtgaaaatatatacatatatgtatatatgggtGTAAAATTGATGAAATCTATAATTGTGATGTACAGGATAATTGGCGCGGCGTTGATTATCACCGGATTATATTTCGTGCTATGGGGAAAATCTGAAGAAAAGAAATATGCTGCAGCGGAGAAGGCAGGGATCCAGTACTCCACGGACCATGATGCCGATGGATCCACAGCGCAGATCACCGAGCCACTACTCCTACCGAAGTCGACGGGAAATGTTTGACTTTTGAAACCCTAACTTCgacttaaaaaagaaaaaaataaattccaGATTTGAGTGTGTAACGTTTTAAATTAGGGTTTGcttttttgttttaaatgtgTTTTTTTCCTTAATTTAGTGGGTTTTAATTTCGGTTTTGCTTTCTAAGGAAGTGATTATCATGTATTatgtttttaacgaggcagtttCGTCGTCCGATCAGATAACGATTTcacttaaaatttaaattaatagtACTAATTGGATATGCCCACGATTATCTTCAAGTCGCGAACTGAAACCAAAACCGTCTCTCGGAATCGAAAGGCTATTTTACGACTTCGATCCCAAAAACTTAAACCGGAACGGATACTTCCTAAGAATAATAACGAGGCAGCAAGAACCATGTCTAAACATAACCtgatcaatttattaattttaagtgaTAATAGAgagtttgatttatattattaaaataatcaacttatatgaataaaatttaaaatttaatcctTACATATacttcattttaaaataaaagattaAACGATCTCtttgtaatataattattaaattatcagCTTTAATTAACTTGATTATCTAACGATTTGGacctgtttttgtttttgttttttgggATTAGAAACTTAAATTGAGATTGTATACAAGTTGTTCCAAGTCGAACGATCCATATTTAGATTAAAAATTATTACtattgacataaaaataatatttttcatttgtcAAGTCGGATATGAGATATGTCTAAAAAATTTGACTTGTGAGACGATCCCATATCAGTTTTTATGTTATTAGAATCACAACCATCGAGTTCAGAaccgttgttttttttttttaaaaaaatatacgagacaataaaaattttaaaaatattacatatacattatatttcatttatagtttttataataatataaattaatagCTCATAcagatttttttaaatgcacCCACACCACACAATAACTTGTTTATATAATTATGATTTGTAAAGATTGGCAAACACAAGTGGGATTTTGCATGATAAGTTCAATCAAATAGAATATTGACAATTTGTCTTACTTTAATAGGAGACTAATCATTGTTGTCTCCAATCAACATTTAAGTGGGTCaggttatattttaattagtaAAAAAAATGTTCTTAATTGATTAAATACATACATATTTTATATAATCTTTAATTCactttataatataataaaattattaatttattgattaatatCACCCTTCAATTAATAGAACTTAGATGGACTTTATTAATTTACACTCAAAATATACTCCAATACCAAAATCCTAACCTACACTACCATATTTATTTGAGCTCGAGTCGACTCGAGTCAAGCCCAGCTTCGATCAAGAAGCTCGCGTGTGCGACGATCAAGACCATCTTCGATAGCTGGATCAAGCAGCTCGCGCGTGCAACAATCAAGAAGCTCGCGCGTGCAACGATcgttttcttattttcttcgATTTCTGACACGAATAACAAGAAACTATCCACTATATAATACACAACCTTGTAATAGGTAAAGGGATCAGAACTTTCTGTCTGGATACTAAGATTATACTTGGAAACTGGAATTCAGGAGCGTATTGTACACGGTTTCAAAAGGACAACTTACATTCTTGAGAAAACTCAGTCTCACATTACTACTACCTCAATTTCAACTTCGAATCGGGACAAGTATGTTTAGTTGGATGTGGTAGAGCAAGCAGCTTCGACCGATAACTTCTTCAAATGGCCGGGGCATGGATCCATTCCAAAGAAGCTATTCGAAACCGAAAGCTGGCAACTTTGCTTCCCTATGCACATCTGCGGGAAGGTAGATCAATGAAGAACACATAGATAttcgtttcacaaaattgaATCTACCTGGCCTGAGTTATGAACGTTAGAATGGAAATAGAAGATTTATGAAGCAAAAAGAGCTTGCCTTCTCGACGAGGGCTAGTGAGTTATTCGCATGGCAAGTTCCTAGTCGAAAATTTCCACAAGTTCCTGTAGGATTTCCGAAACTCGCGAACTTGATTATTGATATAGACTGAGAAGGTGCACATTGGAGGTGAACTTTGGCCTGATGTAGCATTTTAGGAGCAGTGGTGCTCTCTGTTTGGTAATTTGCTACCTCAGGATTGTCTTCGAATGCATCCGCGCACACACTTGATATCGTTCTTTTGACTAGATGTATATTCGATGCATCCCTACCAAGCTCTTCAAACAGAACGATTAGATTTCGTTCCGCCTTCAGCCAAGATCTCGGAACATGATACCTAAAGTCCCAAAACATAAGAATTAGAACACAGTTTTTTCTTAGTAACTAGCAAGTTACTTGTTTTTTTCGTGATAATTACCATCGTTGAGTTGGTTGGCCACAGGCAACTTGGCATTTTTGGGCACGGAATGTACCAACATAGGAGCAAAATGTGCAGTTGCCAGTCGCATTTGCCAACCAATACCTACCGATACTTTGGCCATTGATCCATATTTGACCCTTCCCCATGCTTCCCATGTCCAGGGCTAAAGGCTCGTGTCCGCTTGGTGCATCGAAATAAGCCTGTGAAGTTTCGAAAACGACACATTCACGATTTCTTGTACAATAACTTGTCAAGAAAACAACTCCCTTTGGAATTGATGTTTTTGAATTCACCTTGTACCATATCAAAGGCTGCTGATTTTCGGAGACGATGGATCCTTTTGTCCATTCGATCAAGGAATCACTGTCTGGAGAGACCAGATTCATTTCCTCCCCCTTTAATCCAATCTAATCATGCAAAGTGTAATGATTATTACAGACAAAGACTTGAGGTATATATTCATGGTACGAGTATATAGTTGCCTGTTTCGTCCTTTCGTTACCTTGTGAGACCATGTTTGCCTGGATAAGTCCAATTTTCCTCGATCAAGCCCGTCTAAAATTACTGGCCCCAGAACTCCCACATTCCAATTTTCGAAATGCATCCCATTGTTctttaaacatatatatatagacacacacatacatattaTCCAAAAGGATTCAAACTAATTCGATTTCAGAACAGCCCTTGGAACTTTTAAAGAAACTTACTGGTAGTCCCATAGCTATGCTAAGCAGAGAAATCTTGTTGGTTCCAGCTTGTAGATTCACAGGTCCAGTGAATGTGACTCTTGTATTCTCCATCGACCCATAAACCGATCCTGTAGATATAGCCTAGAATTATATTCGGCGTTGATAACATAACCGGGCGACATAGTTAGTAAAAAGACATGCAATATACATATACAACTTGCAATTCATGAGAAGGTTTCTTGATTACAATTTCAAGAGGAGTTAATTTCATTCCATTCAATCATGAAAAGTTTCCGGTTTATATAAAAGAACCTCATACCTGAGAACTGACCATTAACGAAAACATGCATGGCATGGCCTCTTGAATTTACGGTTAAAACAACCATTTTGGCTCCCAGAAGAAATGATTCTGATGGATCAATATTGAAGCTGCGGATAAGAACATGGAGAAAAAAAGATTAGGAGTCATGTTTGATTTCATAATCCCATGTCGATAATTGATTACTGATTGATTATACtgaatttatttctttaaaaaaaagctGCTAAAAGCGTTGTATTAACTTTCAAAGTACAAATTACAATGGATTACCTAGTACTGTACCACAAATAATCACTGCTATCCCTTGTGATGTTTATTTGCTCTAAAAAACCAGTAGCTGTTATTTTTGAGCCATCTTCTATTGAAGATACGTCTTCACCGAACATCTCCCACGAGTGAAAGCGAGTGTTGGTTGGTAACATCTGAACCCGTGAAGTTTGTGCCTCAACCTTATTGATCACCAGACAATCAGTTAAATCATAGAAAATGAAGAAACATGATTCATTAATTGTGTTGAGTATGATTGCACTCACTTTCGCTGTGTTGAAAACTACATTTCTGCAGTCGGGAAGTATGCTAATCGACCAAGGAGGTAAATTGTAATGTATGTTGTTGAACATCACTTTTACGGTAGATTTAGTATCGAAGTTTGACAGAAACGCTGCACATTTTCCGCCCCCTGGAGAGAATACATGAGCCTGAAATAACGTACTTTTAGTATGTTAAACTATAATATGTCAACAAGAATATGGAGATTTTTTTCTAGTatgataaatcaaatatcaactAACTTCGCAGGCGGATCAGAGATACTCATACGGTGATTAagaattttcaaatatagtaaatggtaaattttatatttgaatctcacataaaatttgaagtttttgCTTGGGGATCAAGGGGGTTGGTTTCCCTATTCGTCTTCTTTTGGGTCCATGTCATGGCTAACCTGCTGTCGCGTGCCTAATGATGTAATCGCGGGATCTGATGAAACTAAAGAATGTTCACAAAGTCTTATTGCCTTGTGAAGCTCCTTCAAATGTCCATACTTTGGTTCCCTGATCATACCTGTAAAAAATGATTACGGCCTACCGGATATTAATTTTATCTGAAAACATCAACATCGAATCAGGTTCACTGGTTAATATCTCACCATATTCATCGATTGGGGCGTCGTAGTCATAACTTGTAGTAACAAAAGGACCTCCTGCTGAGCGCCCAAAATTTGTGCCTCCGTGAAACTGTCCAAAATTTGCAAGGTTCAGAG includes the following:
- the LOC140819696 gene encoding protein WALLS ARE THIN 1-like; this translates as MAETGGGSAVAAKIRMCSVPEKFQLHLAMLALQFGYAGFHVVSRAALNMGISKIVFPVYRNILALFLLLPFAYFLEKKERPRLTWNFVVQFFLLAIVGITANQGFYLLGLDNTSPTFASAIQNSVPAITFLMATILRIEKVRLDRKDGISKVAGTLFCVAGASVITLYKGPTIYSPTPPLQATAAETLLLALGDAKGKNWTLGCLFLIGHCLSWSGWLVLQAPVLKKYPARLSFTSYQCFFGVIQFLVIAAFVERDPQAWLVHSGAELFSVFYAGVVASGIAFAVQIWCIDRGGPVFVAVYQPVQTLVVAIMASVMLGEQFYLGGIIGAALIITGLYFVLWGKSEEKKYAAAEKAGIQYSTDHDADGSTAQITEPLLLPKSTGNV
- the LOC140819444 gene encoding beta-galactosidase 3-like; the protein is MGTKSVPSFIFCCCVLVLLVLDSQLVSCSVTYDRKAIIINGQRKILLSGSIHYTRSTPDMWEDLILKAKKAGLNAIDTYVFWNVHEPSPGNYNFEGGYDVVRFFKTVQKVGLYVNLRIGPYVCAEWNFGGFPVWLKYVPGISFRTDNEPFKAAMQKFTQKIIDTMSSENLFEMQGGPIILSQIENEYGTQRQALGSSGEAYMNWAAKMAISSNTGVPWIMCKDRNAPDPVINACNGFYCDTFTPNKPYKPSMWTEAWTGWFTKFGGPIHQRPVQDLAFAVARFVQKGGSYVNYYMFHGGTNFGRSAGGPFVTTSYDYDAPIDEYGMIREPKYGHLKELHKAIRLCEHSLVSSDPAITSLGTRQQAHVFSPGGGKCAAFLSNFDTKSTVKVMFNNIHYNLPPWSISILPDCRNVVFNTAKVEAQTSRVQMLPTNTRFHSWEMFGEDVSSIEDGSKITATGFLEQINITRDSSDYLWYSTSFNIDPSESFLLGAKMVVLTVNSRGHAMHVFVNGQFSGSVYGSMENTRVTFTGPVNLQAGTNKISLLSIAMGLPNNGMHFENWNVGVLGPVILDGLDRGKLDLSRQTWSHKIGLKGEEMNLVSPDSDSLIEWTKGSIVSENQQPLIWYKAYFDAPSGHEPLALDMGSMGKGQIWINGQSIGRYWLANATGNCTFCSYVGTFRAQKCQVACGQPTQRWYHVPRSWLKAERNLIVLFEELGRDASNIHLVKRTISSVCADAFEDNPEVANYQTESTTAPKMLHQAKVHLQCAPSQSISIIKFASFGNPTGTCGNFRLGTCHANNSLALVEKMCIGKQSCQLSVSNSFFGMDPCPGHLKKLSVEAACSTTSN